CATTAACCTGACACTGTACAAGCTGGACAACATAATGATGGGCGATCTTGATGAGATCATCGACCCGCTAGTCGCAACTGACCAGGCCGAGCAACTGGCCGAGCTGGGTATGGCTTCACACTAAGTCATTCTTGATGCCAGTAACCACTGTTCAACAGGCCCTGCTCCGGGCAGCCGCACAACTGGCCGAAAGCGAAAGCCCCAAACTGGACGCGGAAGTATTGCTGCGCCATGTCACTGGTCTGAATGCCACGACATTAATCACGCAAGCCGATACCGGGCTGAATGAAACGCAACTGGCCTCATACCAGGATGTTGTTGCCCGTCGAGCCGCCGGGGAACCTGTCGCCTATATCACCGGTGCACGTGAATTCTGGACCATCAACCTGCTGGTCAACCGGCATACGCTGGTGCCTCGGCCGGAAACCGAACTTGTCGTCGAAAGTGTGCTGGAACGCGTTGACACCGACAGCGTTGCCAGGATAGCCGACCTGGGTACCGGCAGCGGCGCCATTGCCATTGCCGTCAAAGTCGAGCGACCGAAATGCGCTATCGTTGCCTGTGACAGTTCTAAGGATGCGCTTGAAGTAGCCAGCACCAACGCCAAACACAACAACACCGACATATCCTTCGTGCAAAGTCACTGGTTCGATCAACTTGCGCAACAGCGTTTTCATATTATCGCAACTAACCCGCCCTATGTTGCCCAGGGTGACCCACATTTACGGCAAGGCGATCTTCGCTTTGAGCCGGCAACGGCATTGTCTTCAGGTATCGATGGCCTCGACGATATTCGGGAAATCGTTAGCAACGCTCCGGATCACCTGCTGGATAACGGCTGGCTGATTCTGGAACATGGTTATGATCAGGGTGAAAGCGTCCGCACACTGCTGACTGAACATGGCTTCAGCAATATCTCAACGCGACGAGACCTGGCCGGGCACGAGCGCGTTACCCAGGGACAGCTTGTTCACAATCGTTAGCCCACCAATGATCCGGGGCGCCAGCTTCCTTGCGGTTGATGCGGTTCTCAACAATAATCCGATTTTGTACCAGGTTGGCACAGGGTTCTTGATATGGAAGATACGCAACTGCTTCGTTATGGTCGCCAGATCATGTTGCCACAGATCGATATTACCGGCCAGGAAAGGCTGTTGTCATCCACGGTTCTGGTTATTGGTCTTGGTGGACTGGGCTCGCCGGTTGCACTCTACCTTGCTGCTGCCGGTATCGGGCATCTTGTACTGGCTGACCACGACAAGGTCGAACTCTCAAACCTGCAAAGACAGCTGTTACACGGCACCGCCGATCTCGGCAAATACAAGACTGACTCGGCAGTCAACACATTGACCGGCATTAATCCTGAAATCACGCTGCAGCCGATAACACTAAAACTTGAAGACGGCGCGCTTGATGAAGCTATCAGCAAGGTCGATGTTGTAGTCGACGGTTGTGACAATTTCAACACTCGCTTTGCCGTGAACCGTGCCTGCGTCAGGCATCACAAACCGCTGGTATCTGGTGCAGTTATCCGTTTTGAGGGGCAGGTCAGTGTTTTTGATTCGCGCAATGCAGCAAGCCCGTGTTATCACTGCCTGTATCCTGAGCAGGGTGAACACCGCGAAACCTGCAGCGAAACCGGCGTTCTTGCTCCGGCAGCCGGTATCATTGGCAGCATCCAGGCCGCTGAGACCATCAAGGTGTTGTTGGGAATTGGCGAGCCCTTGGTCGGCCGGGTATTGGTCTTGGACGCGCTGACCATGGAGCTGCGACAAATCAGGCTGAAAAAGGATACTGCTTGCCCCGTTTGCAGCCAGGCCTGACTTCGGACGATTGATGCAGGGATACTGCGTCAACACTCTGTAAGACTGACAGCAAGTCCACCTAGTGACGTTTCCTTGTACTTATGCGACATTTCCAGGCCGGTTTGTTTCATCGCGGCAATACAACTGTCGAGCGGCATAAAATGTTGACCGCTTCCTCTCATCGCCAGTGATGCTGCAGTAAACGCCTTGATCGCCCCGAAACCATTACGCTCTATACACGGTACCTGTACCAGGCCGCGGACAGGATCACAGGTCATGCCAAGATGGTGCTCCAGCGCAATTTCGGCTGCATTCTCCACCTGCTGTGGCGTACCGCCGCGAATCGCGCAAAGCCCGGCCGCCGCCATGGCCGACGCCGAGCCCACTTCGCCCTGGCAGCCAACCTCGGCTCCGGAAATGGAACTGCGATGCTTGATAATGCCGCCAATAGCAGCAGCGGTCAGCAGGAACTCGTGCACTTTTTCCCGATCCGCATTTTCATGCCTGACCATATAATAAAGCACCGCCGGTATGATACCGGCAGCTCCATTAGTCGGCGCTGTAACCACCATGTTGCCTGCCGCATTTTCCTCGTTCACCGCCATGGCATAGGCGCACAACCAGTCATTAACAGTTACACCGGCAGCATCCTGCTGCAACTGTTTGTATAGATTCCCGGCTCTGCGAGAAACATTAAGCCCGCCTGGCAAGACGCCATCAGCAATCAATCCTTTCTCGATACAGGCACACATGGAAGCCCATATGGCATCCAGCCCGTGCTGCAGTTGCTCTACAGATATATAATCCAGTTCATTAACCGTTTTCATCGCGGCAATGGATTTGTTGTTCTGCTCCGCCATACTCAACATGGTGGTGGCGGAATCAAAAGGATAGGTGCACGCGGTCGCGGATTCCATCTTGAGCGGGGCTTCAAGGCTTCCGATTTCATCACCGGTAACAATAAAACCACCACCAATGGAAAAAAAGATCTTTGAAAGAATGGCGTCACCATGGTCGTCAACCAGATCGAATATCATGCCATTCGGATGCTCCGGCAATGGCTCGCCCGTATCAAATATAATGTCTTTTGAAGGATCAAAACCAACCCGGACATTGTCGCCGATTGATACGGAATCGGCTTGCCAGAGCTCCGTTACCAGGGCATCAATATCACGCTCAAGCAACTGGGTCGGCTCATAGCCATGCAACCCAAGCGCAATGGCACGATCCGTCGAGTGTCCTTTGCCGGTAAACGCCAGCGAGCCCTTTAGCGTACACCGTATCCGGGGTGCAGCGAGCTGCTGAATGCGTCCGTCGTGATCCAGGGAAGCCAGGAACTGCCTGGCCGCCACCATGGGACCCAGCGTATGGGAACTGGATGGACCAATGCCAATCTTGAATAATTCCAGAACACTAATGAACATAATCAACAATACCTTGAACAGGTTAAGTGATCGTTGCTGAAATCAGCAGCAAACGGGTAATCGATCCAGGCTCCCGACTGCCCTGCCGACTGAAATCAGCCGGCAGAGAAAATAGTTTCCTGGAGCATCTCCCACTGATCGTTCCAGCCTTCCAGTGGAGACTGCCGAAAACCGGAACGAACAAAGCGGGCTATATGGCCCTCGAGAACTGCAGACAATAACCTTGCCGATGCCGTAACTGATCGCCGGGTAACACCATCGATCCCGGCCTCGCGCAGTATTTGTCGCAACTGGGTTTCAATGCGGTCATGTACCTGTGCCATGCGGTCACGAAGACGCGGTGTCTCGCCAACCAGGGCATCACCCTGCAACAATCGGCTAATACCCGGGTTCTTGTCAGCGAATCCCAGTACCAGCAGCATAATCTGCTGAATGCGCGCATCAGCAGTCTTCTGTTCTTCCAGGATCATGCTGACCCGGGTAAAAATCGCTTCCTCAACAAACACTATCAATGACTCAAACATCTCCTCCTTGCCGGAGAAGTGCCGGTACAGCGCTGCTTCGGATACGCCAACCTCTTTTGCCAGCGTGGCAGTGGTAATGGATCTGCCCTGCTGTTCTTCGAGCATGCGTACCAGTGTCTGCAGTATCTGTTCGCGTCTTTCGCCTTTTTGCGGTCTGGGCATTATTGTTTTCCTGGCTCCCGTGTTCGGCCGAGCTCTCGCCTAACCATGAATCAATGTACCCACACCGTCATCAGTAAAGACTTCGAGCAATACCGCATCGGTTACACGACCATCAATAATATGAGCGGAGCGGACGCCGGACTTGACCGCATCAAGGGCGCAGTTAATCTTGGGCAACATTCCGCCATGGATAACACCTTCAACGATAAGTGCATCCACTTCCGGCGCACTCAACCCGGTCAGCAACTTTCCATCGGCGCCAAGAACGCCGGCGGTGTTGGTAAGCAGGACAAGCTTTTCCGCCTTCAGTACACTGGCCAGCTTGCCGGCCACAATATCGG
The nucleotide sequence above comes from Gammaproteobacteria bacterium. Encoded proteins:
- the prmC gene encoding peptide chain release factor N(5)-glutamine methyltransferase produces the protein MPVTTVQQALLRAAAQLAESESPKLDAEVLLRHVTGLNATTLITQADTGLNETQLASYQDVVARRAAGEPVAYITGAREFWTINLLVNRHTLVPRPETELVVESVLERVDTDSVARIADLGTGSGAIAIAVKVERPKCAIVACDSSKDALEVASTNAKHNNTDISFVQSHWFDQLAQQRFHIIATNPPYVAQGDPHLRQGDLRFEPATALSSGIDGLDDIREIVSNAPDHLLDNGWLILEHGYDQGESVRTLLTEHGFSNISTRRDLAGHERVTQGQLVHNR
- a CDS encoding molybdopterin-synthase adenylyltransferase MoeB, translating into MEDTQLLRYGRQIMLPQIDITGQERLLSSTVLVIGLGGLGSPVALYLAAAGIGHLVLADHDKVELSNLQRQLLHGTADLGKYKTDSAVNTLTGINPEITLQPITLKLEDGALDEAISKVDVVVDGCDNFNTRFAVNRACVRHHKPLVSGAVIRFEGQVSVFDSRNAASPCYHCLYPEQGEHRETCSETGVLAPAAGIIGSIQAAETIKVLLGIGEPLVGRVLVLDALTMELRQIRLKKDTACPVCSQA
- a CDS encoding L-serine ammonia-lyase — translated: MFISVLELFKIGIGPSSSHTLGPMVAARQFLASLDHDGRIQQLAAPRIRCTLKGSLAFTGKGHSTDRAIALGLHGYEPTQLLERDIDALVTELWQADSVSIGDNVRVGFDPSKDIIFDTGEPLPEHPNGMIFDLVDDHGDAILSKIFFSIGGGFIVTGDEIGSLEAPLKMESATACTYPFDSATTMLSMAEQNNKSIAAMKTVNELDYISVEQLQHGLDAIWASMCACIEKGLIADGVLPGGLNVSRRAGNLYKQLQQDAAGVTVNDWLCAYAMAVNEENAAGNMVVTAPTNGAAGIIPAVLYYMVRHENADREKVHEFLLTAAAIGGIIKHRSSISGAEVGCQGEVGSASAMAAAGLCAIRGGTPQQVENAAEIALEHHLGMTCDPVRGLVQVPCIERNGFGAIKAFTAASLAMRGSGQHFMPLDSCIAAMKQTGLEMSHKYKETSLGGLAVSLTEC
- the slmA gene encoding nucleoid occlusion factor SlmA, giving the protein MPRPQKGERREQILQTLVRMLEEQQGRSITTATLAKEVGVSEAALYRHFSGKEEMFESLIVFVEEAIFTRVSMILEEQKTADARIQQIMLLVLGFADKNPGISRLLQGDALVGETPRLRDRMAQVHDRIETQLRQILREAGIDGVTRRSVTASARLLSAVLEGHIARFVRSGFRQSPLEGWNDQWEMLQETIFSAG